One Marinibacterium anthonyi genomic region harbors:
- a CDS encoding acetoin dehydrogenase E2 subunit dihydrolipoyllysine-residue acetyltransferase gives MNEVLRPAQVHVVDLGQGPRAMLALHCTMAYSGAWKGVARALEGQARITAFDLPGHGQSADWDGQGDLVDHVAGIGRGLLGAPMDVIGHSFGAVAALRIALTRPDRVRTLTLVEPVLMGLARDTPEFALHEADSAPMWPLLDAGDVEGAARHFNAMWATEKSPGWEDLPENTRQGMIRAFPLVGQSHPALYDDAADLYGPGRLESLTCPVLLIEGADTHPIIGRIIARLSARIPDCDTCTIPGAGHMVPITHPVRTAAAIRAFLDRHPV, from the coding sequence ATGAACGAGGTATTGCGGCCGGCACAGGTCCATGTGGTCGACCTGGGGCAGGGGCCCCGCGCCATGCTGGCGCTGCATTGCACCATGGCCTATTCGGGCGCCTGGAAGGGCGTGGCCCGCGCGCTGGAGGGCCAGGCCCGCATCACCGCCTTCGACCTGCCGGGCCACGGCCAAAGCGCGGACTGGGACGGGCAGGGGGACCTGGTCGATCATGTCGCGGGCATCGGGCGGGGGCTGCTGGGCGCGCCGATGGACGTGATCGGCCATTCCTTCGGCGCGGTGGCGGCGCTGCGCATCGCGCTGACCCGGCCGGACAGGGTGCGCACGCTGACGCTGGTCGAACCGGTGCTGATGGGCCTGGCCCGGGACACCCCGGAATTCGCCCTGCACGAAGCCGATTCCGCGCCGATGTGGCCGCTGCTGGACGCCGGCGACGTCGAAGGCGCGGCGCGCCATTTCAACGCCATGTGGGCGACCGAAAAATCCCCCGGCTGGGAAGACCTGCCGGAAAACACCCGCCAGGGCATGATCCGCGCCTTCCCCCTGGTGGGGCAAAGCCATCCGGCGCTCTACGACGACGCGGCCGATCTCTACGGCCCCGGCCGGCTCGAATCGCTGACCTGCCCGGTGCTGCTGATCGAAGGGGCGGACACCCACCCGATCATCGGCCGGATCATCGCCCGCCTCTCGGCCCGGATCCCCGATTGCGACACCTGCACCATCCCCGGCGCCGGCCACATGGTCCCGATCACCCACCCGGTCCGGACCGCCGCCGCCATCCGCGCCTTCCTCGACCGCCATCCGGTGTGA